One Miscanthus floridulus cultivar M001 chromosome 11, ASM1932011v1, whole genome shotgun sequence DNA window includes the following coding sequences:
- the LOC136494759 gene encoding eukaryotic translation initiation factor 3 subunit G-like, translating to MAAAVATKQQRKYQWGELADDDGASDLGLLLLLPPRVVVGPDAGGLRKVIEYRFDDEGNKVKVVTTTRTCSLARARLSRSAVERRSWAKFGDAVKGDDAGSRLTMVSTEEVLLERPRARGHAWLPVGVLWKEHVVAIITVASDALNDCYK from the exons atggcggcggcggtggcgacgaaGCAGCAGCGCAAGTACCAGTGGGGCGAGCTCGCGGACGACGACGGCGCCAgcgacctcggcctcctcctcctcctcccgccgcGGGTCGTCGTCGGGCCCGACGCGGGCGGCCTCCGGAAGGTGATCGAGTACCGCTTCGACGACGAGGGCAACAAGGTCAAGGTCGTCACCACCACCCGCACCTGCAGCCTCGCGCGCGCGCGTCTCTCCAGGAGCGCCGTCGAGCGCCGCTCGTGGGCCAAGTTCGGCGACGCCGTCAAGGGGGACGACGCCGGCTCGCGCCTCACCATGGTCTCCACCGAAGAGGTCCTCCTCGAGCGCCCACGTGCCCGAG GCCATGCATGGCTTCCGGTTGGAGTACTGTGGAAGGAACATGTAGTCGCTATCATTACAGTTGCTTCTGATGCACTTAATGACTGTTACAAATAG
- the LOC136492162 gene encoding adhesin AWP1-like — MGVGQGEDSGLRWRGQRQRWRAAVAGCSALRVARPARRAREAGRGEGGGGRRQGWARPAVEEARQGEAEAEAAGGDKGEDGDGGRGGSALQPTNGQQREGTAARCGLGRGSGGGGAARARPPEQQRRGQAEQQRRGWARPWSGRAGAARAGTDRRGRGQARCGVARARRGRACASRRGVVARARAQRWSGDGAGRGG, encoded by the coding sequence atgggcgtaggtcaaggcgaaGATTCGGGCCTGCGGTGGCGCGGCCAACGACAGAGGTGGCGTGCGGCGGTCGCGGGGTGCTCGGCGCTCCGCGTGGCGAGaccggctcgacgggcgcgggaggcggggcgaggcgagggcggcggtggacgtcggcaaggctgggcgaggccggcggtggaggaggcaaggcagggcgaggccgaggccgaggccgctgGTGGAGACAAAGGCGAGGACGGCGATGGAGGGCGTGGCGGCTCGGCGCTGCAGCCAACCAACGGGCAACAgcgcgagggcacggcggcgcggtgcgggctcgggcgagggagcggaggcggcggcgcggcgcgggctcggccgccggagcagcagcggcGCGGGCAGGCGGAGCAGCAGCGGCGCGGGTGGGCTCGGCCGTGGAGCGGGCGGGCAGGCGCGGCGCGGGCAGGCACGGACAGGCGAGGCCGCGGGCAGGCGCGCTGCGGCGTGGCGCGGGCTCGGCGCGGGCGGGCGTGCGCTTCGCGGCGTGGCGtggtggcgcgggcgcgggcgcagcggtggagcggcgacggcgcgggcagGGGCGGCTAG